In Planctomycetota bacterium, a single window of DNA contains:
- a CDS encoding GDP-mannose 4,6-dehydratase, translated as MSETVLVTGAAGFIGSHVCVALASRGQRVIGLDNFDPFYPRAVKERARDAIVRAGVLFVEGDITDAGALASLLARERPQGVIHLAAKAGVRPSIADPAGYARANVLGTAAVQDACATQGVGRLVVASSSSVYGNATTAPFREDQDVSQPISPYAATKRACELIGYTHHIITGMPTAMLRFFTVYGPRQRPDLAIAKFIAAIARGEPITLFGDGTTSRDYTFIDDIVAGVLAAYDRIPTHGYRVWNLGSDAPISLAAMVRTIERVVGRAAVIERAPMQQGDVERTWADLTRARAELSYAPRTPFEEGVRRQWDWWRAESR; from the coding sequence ATGAGCGAAACAGTGCTCGTGACCGGGGCCGCGGGGTTCATCGGGTCGCACGTGTGCGTCGCGCTCGCGTCGCGCGGGCAGCGCGTGATCGGCCTGGACAACTTCGACCCGTTCTATCCGCGAGCGGTGAAGGAACGAGCGCGCGACGCGATCGTCCGCGCGGGCGTGCTGTTCGTCGAGGGCGACATCACCGACGCGGGCGCGCTGGCCTCGCTGCTCGCGCGCGAGCGCCCGCAGGGCGTCATCCACCTCGCGGCCAAGGCCGGCGTGCGCCCGAGCATCGCCGACCCCGCCGGCTACGCCCGCGCGAACGTGCTGGGCACGGCGGCGGTCCAAGACGCGTGCGCCACCCAGGGCGTGGGGCGCCTCGTCGTCGCGTCATCGAGCAGCGTGTACGGCAACGCGACCACCGCGCCGTTCCGCGAGGATCAGGACGTCTCGCAGCCCATCAGCCCCTACGCCGCCACCAAGCGCGCGTGCGAACTCATCGGCTACACCCACCACATCATCACGGGCATGCCCACGGCGATGCTGCGCTTCTTCACGGTCTACGGCCCGCGCCAGCGCCCCGACCTGGCCATCGCCAAGTTCATCGCGGCCATCGCGCGCGGCGAGCCCATCACGCTCTTCGGCGACGGCACCACCAGCCGCGACTACACGTTCATCGACGACATCGTCGCCGGCGTGCTCGCGGCGTACGACCGCATCCCCACGCACGGGTACCGCGTGTGGAACCTCGGCAGCGATGCGCCGATCTCGCTCGCGGCGATGGTCCGCACCATCGAGCGCGTCGTGGGGCGGGCGGCGGTCATCGAACGTGCGCCCATGCAGCAGGGCGACGTCGAGCGGACCTGGGCCGACCTCACCCGCGCGCGGGCCGAACTCTCGTACGCGCCCCGCACGCCGTTCGAAGAGGGTGTGCGCCGCCAGTGGGACTGGTGGCGGGCGGAATCGCGCTAG